The DNA sequence TTACCCATTTTGGGGCATTTGTGGAGCTGCCAGGTGGTACAACTGGTCTTGTCCATATTAGTGAAGTCGCGGATAATTACGTAAAAGATATTAACGAGTTTCTCAAAGTTGGTGATGAGGTAACCGTTAAAGTTGTTAACGTAGAGAATGATGGCAAGATTGGTTTATCCATTCGAAAAGCTCAAGATCGCCCTGCAGAAACAAGCAATACAAGACCCCCACGTCCACCGCGTCCGAAAGGTCAGTTTGGCGGAGGTTCAAAAGGACCGCAACGAAACCAACGTCCACCACAGTTATCATTTGAGGATAAGATGAATCGATTCTTAAAAGATAGTGAAGAACGGTTATCGACTATTAAACGTAATACAGAATCTAAACGAGGTGGTCGTGGAGCGCGTCGTGGCTAGACTTGCTGGCTCACTTTTTTTATAATAATTTAAGAAGACAGGCGTGTGTTGCGCTTGTCTTTCATTTTGTGCTAGAAGTTTTCATGTTAGAGTTAGTTGACACTGGATAGTTTATATTGTATATTATTAAATGTCGCATTAATCGACAAAGTCTTGGCGGTGTAGCTCAGCTGGCTAGAGCGTACGGTTCATACCCGTGAGGTCGGGGGTTCGATCCCCTCCGCCGCTACCAATACATAATCTAAACCTACATCTTCTATGGTGTAGGTTTTTTGTATGGGTTGTTCGTCTTAATCTTAACGGACATACGTTCCTTTATTTCCTTTAAAAATGGGATTTTGTAAGCGTATCGGACATAGGACCCCTTATTTATGCATAAAGACGTTAGTTTTGCTAAATTTTTCAAAAATAAGGCACCTGGTGTCCGCTACAACAATAAAAACTAAAAAAAACGTGAAATAAGGTCTTCTGTGTCCGTTAGAAAATGTAAAGGTTGGCGAACAAAAAGCTTTGGGGTGTATCAATGAAAGAGAAGCCCTGCAGGATAACTCAGGAGAGCAAGTGCTTCGCACACTGCGCGTGTTTCACAAGAAAGACACTTGTAAAGCACTTAAAACAAGGCAGTGGCTTCGCACATCGCTTCTAAGAAAAGACTGCAAGCGGTCTTTTCTTAGATAAAACAAAAATTCCTACAAACTTTTGGGTAATGTTCGTTCTTTTGCTTCATTTTATACAGATTTATGTTCAAGGATGGGAGTCTAGAGATGTTTGCGACGAAACAAGTCGAACACTTTTTTTTTATTGGTTGCTAATTTTGACAAAATAATAAACCTTCTTCTGTTTATAATGGGGACACGAAAAAAATCAGATGGGGTGTTATAGATGATTCGTAAAGTGACTAGAGGAGTAATAGAGCCGTTTCGAGATTTAGTATATTTAGAGCAAATGTACTCGATGTTTGTAACGGCAAGTGAACGAGTAAAACGGTGGCTAGATGCTCTGCTCTTCCAATGGGGTTTACTATTACTAATTGTAGGATTTTTACTTGGACGAGCCATGATTCTGTCTGAAATTACACCGTTTATTTTACCGTTTGTAGCTGTAGTCTATGTGCTAAAACGGGAAAAGTTTGGTTTAGCTTCGATTGCTGTTTTGGCCGGTGCCCTTACGAATGTGGTGGCAACGGGGTGGTTTGTGGCCTTTTCTATTTTATTATTTGTTGTTTTATATAGAGTTGT is a window from the Bacillus alkalicellulosilyticus genome containing:
- a CDS encoding S1 domain-containing RNA-binding protein, with protein sequence MSIEVGSKLQGKVTGITHFGAFVELPGGTTGLVHISEVADNYVKDINEFLKVGDEVTVKVVNVENDGKIGLSIRKAQDRPAETSNTRPPRPPRPKGQFGGGSKGPQRNQRPPQLSFEDKMNRFLKDSEERLSTIKRNTESKRGGRGARRG